The following proteins come from a genomic window of Fibrobacter sp. UWP2:
- a CDS encoding glycosyltransferase family 4 protein has product MRKTKVCFYPTCENASNHFLANLARLLCTEGSFECRGFLDMAKAKSAELFKQDVYHFNWFDQSISFFSFWYRLYILLRLRLAGKKIVWTVHNAIPHGGAPWYNGILRFLLLRYASVIHIMSEGSRGLQFLKGFESKVRLIPHGDYFDSYPESALDVRQKFGIDPDSPLVLFLGAIRPYKNLELLVQNFPAHRATLLICGGVRPAGYLEELQKGIAKLDPAVKDKVIFAPGFVPDNELSAYLRAASFLVAPYSYDSALNSGTVLLACSYGKTVVCPDIAGAQDIQKQADCLYTYHYATAEEHAVELAKALQKALDGCESGEILAKGERALGYMRQNSWQAHSLEWYGLYR; this is encoded by the coding sequence ATGCGCAAAACCAAAGTCTGCTTTTACCCCACTTGCGAGAATGCCTCCAACCACTTTCTCGCCAATTTAGCCCGGTTGCTTTGCACCGAGGGCAGTTTTGAATGCCGCGGTTTTTTAGACATGGCCAAGGCCAAAAGCGCCGAACTCTTTAAGCAGGACGTTTATCACTTCAACTGGTTCGACCAGAGCATCTCTTTTTTCTCGTTTTGGTATCGACTCTACATATTGCTGCGCCTTAGGCTTGCCGGTAAAAAAATCGTGTGGACGGTCCACAACGCCATTCCGCATGGCGGTGCGCCTTGGTACAATGGCATCCTCCGTTTTTTGCTGTTGCGCTATGCCTCGGTCATCCACATTATGAGCGAAGGTAGTCGCGGGCTCCAGTTTTTAAAGGGGTTTGAGTCTAAGGTAAGGCTAATCCCTCATGGGGACTACTTCGATTCGTACCCCGAGAGCGCACTCGATGTTCGTCAAAAATTTGGTATTGATCCTGACTCCCCGCTGGTACTGTTTTTGGGGGCGATTCGTCCGTACAAGAATCTTGAACTTCTCGTTCAAAACTTCCCTGCCCATAGGGCGACGCTTTTGATTTGCGGGGGAGTGCGTCCCGCCGGTTATTTGGAAGAACTGCAAAAGGGCATCGCCAAATTGGACCCTGCGGTTAAGGACAAAGTCATTTTTGCCCCCGGGTTTGTACCCGATAACGAGTTGAGTGCTTACCTGAGGGCGGCCTCGTTCCTTGTAGCCCCCTATTCGTATGATTCGGCTTTGAACTCGGGTACGGTGCTGCTCGCCTGTTCGTACGGCAAAACGGTGGTATGCCCCGACATTGCGGGCGCTCAGGACATCCAAAAACAGGCCGACTGTCTTTACACCTACCATTACGCCACCGCGGAGGAACACGCGGTTGAATTGGCGAAGGCGCTCCAGAAGGCGTTGGATGGTTGCGAATCGGGCGAGATTCTGGCCAAGGGTGAACGTGCCCTAGGATACATGCGGCAAAATTCTTGGCAGGCTCACTCTTTGGAGTGGTATGGCCTTTACCGCTAA
- a CDS encoding glycosyltransferase yields the protein MTKIPYAMAIGNWLPYSETFIYDQVKHAKKYEPYVLARGLNPARENFPYDHVTSLGPVARMLYYAALPCGKFASVIKESGAKFIHAHFGTNGALIAATARKVDKPLIVTLHGVDVGILLNPHIPIDYLFYKRTYKRMFETAQLLLPASQELADCLVQLGAPESKIHVHRLGVDTSAFTPFKRPERPAQFLMIGRQVEKKGFEYGLRAFAKIAGKHKESTLTLIGKGPLQEQLQSLATELGIADKVIFKGSVAAQLMPELLANYDVLVAPCIVAKNNDRDSGLIVLKEAGASAMASIGTYCGGLPEIVEDGKTGYLVGQHEVDSLAESMDALASDYNLRTRMGIAARAKMEAEYDTVKQNEKLEEIFDKLV from the coding sequence ATGACGAAAATCCCGTACGCGATGGCAATCGGCAACTGGCTACCCTACAGCGAGACCTTCATCTACGACCAGGTGAAGCATGCCAAGAAATACGAGCCCTACGTACTGGCCCGCGGCCTGAACCCGGCACGCGAAAACTTCCCCTACGATCACGTCACATCGCTCGGCCCCGTCGCGCGGATGCTCTACTATGCGGCACTCCCCTGCGGCAAGTTTGCAAGTGTCATAAAGGAAAGCGGGGCGAAGTTCATACACGCGCACTTCGGCACCAACGGGGCGTTGATTGCGGCCACCGCACGCAAGGTCGACAAGCCGCTCATCGTGACGCTCCACGGAGTGGATGTGGGAATCTTGCTGAACCCGCACATCCCCATCGACTACCTATTTTACAAGCGCACATACAAGAGAATGTTCGAGACGGCGCAGCTGTTGTTGCCCGCCTCGCAAGAGCTCGCCGATTGCCTGGTGCAGCTGGGCGCCCCCGAGAGCAAGATTCATGTACACAGGCTCGGCGTCGACACTTCGGCATTCACGCCGTTCAAGCGTCCCGAACGACCCGCCCAGTTCCTGATGATCGGCCGCCAGGTCGAAAAGAAGGGCTTTGAATACGGTCTTCGTGCATTCGCGAAGATTGCGGGCAAGCACAAGGAATCGACGCTCACGCTCATAGGCAAGGGCCCGCTGCAAGAACAGCTCCAAAGCCTCGCCACAGAACTCGGTATTGCAGACAAAGTCATTTTCAAGGGAAGCGTCGCCGCGCAGCTGATGCCCGAGCTTCTCGCGAACTACGATGTGCTCGTGGCCCCCTGCATTGTCGCGAAAAACAACGACCGCGATTCAGGACTCATCGTGCTCAAGGAAGCCGGAGCAAGCGCCATGGCAAGCATCGGCACGTATTGCGGCGGGCTTCCCGAAATTGTCGAAGACGGCAAAACCGGCTATTTGGTGGGGCAGCACGAAGTTGATTCGCTAGCCGAATCCATGGACGCCCTGGCAAGCGACTACAATCTGCGCACGCGGATGGGCATAGCCGCCCGCGCCAAGATGGAAGCGGAATACGACACCGTCAAGCAGAACGAAAAACTAGAAGAGATCTTCGACAAGCTTGTTTAA